The genomic region CTGTGATAGCTAGGTCAGAGTTCATCTGCCCCACACCACTCAGACACAGCTGACCAGGTAGTATTAAACAGGTTGATTTATTTCCACACTCAAAACCGCTGCAGTACTCCTGTGTCTCACgttaacaccacacacacacacagtgtgacatgcacacactctcaaacgtACCCTCTCAGAACATAAACACGCACTCTCtcacaaataaaaacacacacacacacacacacacacacacacacacacacacacacacacacacagactgcctcTCAAACACAAAGATCCACAGTTTAATGCATTCTCTCTTAAGAAACCCCCAGATAAACAGGCCCTCAGTGATCCATTATAGTCCCTCTGTGATTCATTATGGTCCCTTATAGTCATTCAGTATCAAATGCCCCCAGTGTCCCACATCCCTGCAGAGGAGCTGCTACAGTGAGATAAACAGTCATTCAGATAAACAGTGATTCGGATAAGCAAGGATTCCCCGCTCTTCTGCACCCCCTGGTGGTCGGACATGGCGCTACCCCTTGGAGAACGCCGTCAGCAGGGCTCCTGCCAAGACCAGCGAGAAGGCTGCTCCCAGAACCATGAAGTTACAGCagccctggagaggaggggagaaaagtgaggatgggagaggtgcaaacaaaaaatgaaaagacagtgaaagagaggaggatgagagagggaagtagagggggataagagatggaaggagagggggataagagagggaaggtgaggaggataagagagggaaggagaggagggtgagagagggaagtagagggggataagagagggaaggtgaggaggataagagagggaaggagaggagggtgaaagagggaaggagaggaggatgagagggaaggagaggaggataagagATGGAAGCCAAGGATGGATAAGAGaacaaaggagaggaggatgagaggacagaagaagaggataacagaagaagggagagggcttcACCTTCACTTCCTTAAAGACCAAGACTCCCCACAATGCAGCAATTAGACCAGGACCCTGAAACACGCAAGTGCATCACACATTACCAGTTACCGTGGTCATGTGGGGAAGCTACagttgttaccatggtgatgttGGGAAGCTACAGTAGTTACCGTGGTGATGATGGGGAAGCTGACCACAGCACTCAGGTAGGTGTTTGCCAGAAACCAACAGCATGTGGCCACTCCCCACATTACACCTGACACGAAGCCTATGGACAAACACACCTTAGACCttggtatgcgtgtgtgtatgacaggtgttggtctttttgtgtgtgtgtgtatgtatatgagagtgtgtgtgtgtgtgtatgtgtgtgtgtgtctcaccaggcaGCACAGCTCCAGGGTAGACCTTAGGTTTGTTCTTCATGACAGCACAGTAGATCAGGAAGTAGACAGTGCTGGTCAGGAAGATCCCACTGAACTGGGCAAACACATAGTCcaggtctgcacacacacagagagggggctGTTGGGTAATGTAGTGTTGCAGTTCATTGAAAGGTGGTAGAATGGTTAATGTAGCACTGTAGTTCATGGAGAGGTGGTTGATGGATAATGTAGTTACCAAACTGGCTGGCACCAGCGAAGGGACTGTGTGGCTTGTCAGCATGGTTCTTTATGTAGAGAACCGGAATGAAGGAGGACCCGTAGAGAAGACCTGCTACAACTGCCAGAAAGGACCCCCTGGAGGGGagtgaaaaggagagggagagaagggggagggggaggagagatgttactaagggggaggagggatggatcgACACCCTGTTGTGATCGAAGGAGAGAGCGGTACGTACACCAGGCGTTTTTTCCGAGGGGCCAGTCTGTCCACCCACGACTCATCCGACATGGAGCCGCCGTCCGAgttcacacactgcacacacacacacacacacagtcaataaaAGGTGGATTCATGACAGATCTACACAGAGAGGTGTGGATGACTGACTCACGCTGTCCACCAGCAGGGGCGCCTCCTCTGGACTGGAGGGTTGTCTGTTCACATCACTCTTCACGAAGAAGAAGGTCAGCGCACTGAgggaagacaacacacacacacaggtgaggaaTTACACCACTGAATATACACACTGaggctcacacacaagcacacagaccaatacaatcacacacagaccaatacaatcacacacagaccaatacaatcacacacagaccaatacaatcagacacagacaaatacaaTCAGACAAATACAACCACACACTGGACTACCTGAGTAGACAGAGTGCAGCTCCGTAGTAGTTGAGTGTTGGTTTGGCCACCTCCTCTGGATCTATACCAAACCATCcaaacctgtacacacacagacacacatcacccACACAGTTACAGCATGGGAaacagagagtgtgtggtgtgtgtgagtaggaacGTACCTGGAGCTGGCCCAGCCTATCAGGAGGTTGAATGAGGCCCAGATCAGGAGCCCCATGCCCAGGCCTATTGTCTTCACTATGGGTACTACAGTGATgttacctggacacacacacagtttacattACAGGaaatagattgtgtgtgtgtttgtaagtttgTATTGTATTCTGCTTTAATCTACTtaggctctcctcctctctcctctcctttcacagaGTGTGCgtatgtattaatatgatgtgaggtccaacaggtagtagtaatggctactttttacttaagtatatgtcagagcccaatacttctttactttaacttgagtgaaaaattgTAGTCAgaacttttaccagtctttttaaacatgagtatctgtacttctacttgagtgaaggatgtgtgtacttttgccatctcgtgtgtatgtacagtacctgTAGCCCAGACGGCTCCTCCAACCATAGCTAGGGGCCAGAAGTCAGGTGATCCCAGGATGATGTTCACCACCAGAGACACACTCCAGATCGCTGCACACAACACCCACTGGAAAAACaggcctgacacacacccacacaataagTAGCCTGCAGAGATCGTTCACTCTATCGCTGTAAaaactttaaataaaaaaatcttacCGTCTCCGGTGTTGATTTTCTTCACCGGGACAAAGTTACTTCCGTAAAAAAACACGGCCACTCCACATGATATGAAACCATACGCCAACTCGGTGGAATTTGAAGAATTCGTCATAAGTTGGACCTGTAGATTCCAGCTAGTGGACTCTACCGTACCTGGAAGAACGTTATGGATGATAAACCAGCTGTAAGTTAGCTTGTAGTTTTACGGTTAGCTATAGAAAGGTTAAAACAAAGCCAGGGACGACCGTAGCCTACCTTGTTGTAATACAGGACTTGCATCCTGAATACATTCCGCTGTCTCGCCACATAAAGTTGCCAAAAGCAAAATGCTGCAAACCTTTATTAACATGCCGGAAAATATCTAAGAACCGGTCTATTAGCAATCACCCAATACAAGAATGTGCTCCAGATTAATACCAggccaaatgttttgtttggCGGTGGGTTTACTTGCAAAATTACAGAAAGCAGCCACATAAGAACATCTTCGGGAGCCGGCAGAACTTAGAGACGTAGACGTAAGCTTCCGTAAACATCAGCAGACAGCTTCAGTGTACACGTGatctatgtttttttctttttttatctatGGGGATCGGTTCATTCAAAACCACACATTTGAAGTCAGCAGTACTTAAAGGGCGGTTTTAACAGCCAGCAAAAAGAAAATGACCACGTTTCCATTCGTCGTGGAACAGACTACAAACAGGCCAGTACACTTCATGCAACACAGTAGTGTTTGACaacattattattaatattatcatGAAGTGAACCTCTCATACCCACACTAAGGAAGTTACTGcactacaccaagtttcaacaTGAACACAAACTGAACCAGCAGGTCCCAAACCTGTTTTTTTATTACAAATCATACCAGAAGAGTTAACAACATTTACAGACAAAGTTATGAGGATCGATACAGGTAGGATGGTGgttggaggacatggaggagacTTGTAGAGGGCAATAGGGTGGTAGGCAAGGGTTGGGAGGTCAGGCAGgtatggagaggggggagggggaggtagtgGGCAGATGGAGGCAAAGGTAGGACGTAGGTGGGGGCAGTCAGAGGGCAGGTAGGTGTTTGTTAGTAGCTCTTGGTGGTCTCGTATGTGTCAGGGAAGGGCAGAGAGATGTGTCCAGATCCCTCCACAAGGGGCAGCATCCCAGCGTTGGGGACAACGTTCCAtgacagggttagggtgatgTTCTTATTGGCTCTGCTCAGAGAACAAACAGACAAGACACAGTTACCATGGAGACATGAAAGCTATTGTACCATGATGCCATTACCAGGGAGATATGACATCTAGTGTACCTGAGACGGTTACTGTAAAGAAATGAAAGACGGCTCACCTGAGGCCGTTTCCATCGtcaaaaaagaagtatttagACTTGGTTTCTCTGAGGTTGAGCTTGGTGCTCTCTCCTCTTAGGACGATCTTATCCCACAGAACCACCTGGTTCAgagcctggggaggaggggtggtaggGATGAGTGTACAGGACTTAGGTGTGGGCAGGATGCCTTAGAAGTAgtaggtatgtgtgtatacatgtaaacaaggtgggtgagtgtgactgcatgcgtgtgtgtgtgtttacattggtCCTGGTGGCATACTCTGCAGACAGATACAGGAAGAGTTGCTTCACGTTCCAGTCGAATATGGGCCTCAGATGTATAGGAAgttaaggtacacacacacactggggggggtctgttttacatacacctacacacacacaccaggcgcgcgcacacacacaccaggcatgcattctctcccacacacacacacacacacacacacacacatatatgtgcCATGTGACTGTAATAGTGGGTAAGGATATCAGCTGAGAGATCAAACGTGATGAAGCCTaggtcactcctctctctcggcCCTGTAAAGTCGTCCACACTTTTACTGGAGGGGGGAAGAATGGAGAGATGGACATTAAGGTTAATGAAAGAGGTCCTCAGGACTAAACAGTactccaatagttttaaacggaACATGCATACAAAATGGAAGTTCTCCATGGTTCTGtataaaatgttatgttctTCGTTTCAATGCTAGGGATATTCAATGGAAATGTTCTGCTCCGTGGTTTTGTACGGTCCATATGGCAGCTCAAAGCAACGTCAAAACAAAGCGCCCTTACTGACGTGCTTCTCAGCCATTGGTTAATACAGTTTAGAGAGAGAACTGCTGAGTTACAGTGTGCTTACTTGCTGTCTAGTAAAGGTGGTTAAACGTATCTTTTTCAATCTATTCAATCCCATTCTGTTCTTTTGGCTGTGTGTCAATGTGGCTAGCGTGCTATGTGCAAATATGTTGATTCCTGCTTTCAAGCCATTGATGATGCTCAACGTTAGCATAATTGCTAGCTAGCGCAAGCTAAGTTGAGACTGCAGCATCTTTCACAGTGTTCTGTAATCAAGTTCCTGGGTTCAAATTGCGTCCTTCCTAAAAATGCGACGCTCTTTGACATAGCTGAAGTATAGTCGGGTCAGGCACATTCATCGCGATAATAACACTCACAGCATAACTCGGGATACATGGATGTCCACTGGCACGCTACGGTCTTTAAACGCAGTTGTGACGAAACAGCCGAACGTGAGCGCAGCCATTACGCTTAGGGAAAAGGCAAAGAGGGAATTCGCCCTCGAAAGTACAGTATTCATATTACTACACTCCGCTGAGAGTCCACATTCATATATTAAGGTAAAAGTATAACGGGTACGCTCATCTGTATCAAAGCAGGAAGTGTTGAACACAAGGAAGCTGTATTCTTCGCTGCATACAGCAGCAACATAATGCGACGAAGAGCACTCCGCTGCCCTCGTGTGTTATAATCTTAGCGTTGCATTGTGTTCATGTCGTGTAGGACTCGAAACCCAAAACCTAAACTCATAGTCAGAACTAACCTTTTATCCTTTGTCATACATTGATTTATATGGTTATATTTATATAACGGTTTATGGTAGTACTTGAGTGTATATTCTATTATGTAATtaagccccccccacacacacactgtacacacacacattcagcagcGTGCGTCTGTGGTGAATTATGTTTTGTTGACACTGATGCTGGAGATACCGAGATTACTGGATATCCCATAATAGCAACTTTACCATTCTCCTCACAGGACCTTTATATTCCCTTGCTTGACAGTTATGTCCCGTAGTAACATCTGGATATCCCTTAAGACCCGGATCCTATAGGAACACCTCGGGTCTCACATACGCACCTGAGGTGTCCCATAATAAGACTTGGATATcccataataatacatttatatCCCATAGTAAGACCTGGATATGCCATAATAAGACCCGAATATCCTATAATAAGACCTGGATATCCCATAATAAGAACTGGATATCCCGTAATAAGACCTGTACGTCTCATAAGCTCCAAGATCAGATGCCTGCTCCCCAGAGATCACATATCACCGGGACAGAGCACGCACGTGACTCCCGCTAACCGTTGCCCCAAGCACAAGCTTTGTGCTGAGCTGAGCCCAGCAATAAAACACTGCATATAAATAACTCAGTGCCATTACCCGCGCGTTCCAACCCCCCACGAACTGCCTCGCTGCCAGTGGCTCGCATGTGATCGTGCGAACGAgtgaagaacaacaacaaaccaacggccaatcagagagcagaaTAGTCCAGTCTCGTGCTCCCTACTGCAGCAAGAACGGATAACGGAAACAAACATGCCCGAAGTTCCAGCAACGGAGACCGAACCGTCTGTCAAGGCGCCGAGGAAGCGGCCTTTACAGACCACAGAGGATTTCACCGTAAAAAAAAAGTCTCGATGGGGCATTCTCACGAGCCAAGGTCAGTAACGCAGTTAGGTTAGTTCTTCTGGCttgtgcaagtgcagctgacaGAGTATAAAGGATGGTGTTCAGTACAGAGTAAGATGGTGTTCAGTACAGAGCAGGTTGGTGTGTTTAGTCTATAACAGGTTAGTCCTGTCATGTGTTCAGAATTATAAAGATCAGTTTGGTGTTTGAACCAGGGGAGTTGCTTGATGTTGAAGCAGCAGAGCAGGAACATCATGGTACTGTTTCCTCACGTACAGTGTTACATAACGTTATTAACAAGAAAGATAAGATGTCACATGGGCTTATTTATGTTATGGTagattagctggtctctctctctctctctctctctctctctctctctctctctctctctctctctctctctctctctctctctctctctctctgtctacctctctctctctgcatctccacATATATTTCTTTCTATCGGTGgtccatgcctctctctctatgtctctccctcttgctgtcTCTACGTCAATCTCTTTCTGCGTCTCAGTCCACATCACTTTCTCCTTCGGTATCTGTCTACGCCTCTGCCTACAgccctctctttatccctccctccctctctctggcaaAGGATTATGGTCGTAATACGGCTGGAATCAGAAGTCACATGCTGAGAACACACCTAAAATATTCATAAGCAAACTAGATAACCAGAGATTCTAACTGTACTGAAGCAATAACCCTGTACTAGAGGTAATAACTGTACTAGAGGTACTAACCCTGTACTAGGGACTAACTATGTACTAAAGGTACTAACTCTGTACTAGACTACTCTTTACCAGAGCTACTAACTCTTGCTGGGATAAGATATTATTCTTCCGGCACAGCCTGTCCTCACCAGTGCATACATCCTGGACATTCCTCAGAGCTCACAAGCAACACCTGGAAACCATCTTGAGAAGGAGAGTATTGTTGCCCTTCTCAAGATGGCTGCCTGTGTGGACCAAGCAATGACACAAGTTCAGCCTTCCTAAGATGACTGCCTGTGTGCTCCCATCACTGAAAGATAATTTTGACCTTCCTAAGATGGCTGCTATGCTTCAGCTGGTCTGTTTACAATCAGTGTGCATCTAGACCAGGCTAGAAGACATGTCTTATACATACCAGTGGCTAGATGTCCCCTGGGGAGATGGAGATATgggtaagtacacacacactatttatgATAGGTTCTGTGTCAGGGAGGATTAGacatgtgtgagtatgtgtgtagtactgtgtttagtatggtgtgtgtgtatgtgtgtgagtatatgtggGGAGTATTctggtatggtgtgtgtgtgtgtgtgtgtgtgtgttgttccgcagcaggagagcagggattgaACCTATGGTGAGTGCTGCTGTTGTCCTCCCAGGCTTGGCAGATGGCAGTTCTGGTGGAGCTAAAAATAGACCAGTGATTTACTGAGGgagttctccttctctctgcattACGCTATAGACTCTCCCTATACTACATTGCACTACATTACCACTGTCTCCCTATAACTGCATGTATGACATTATAGTACTGGCTACACTACACTGCGCTATACTACACTGTAATTGGAGGATGTTTGAGGTTGCTGGTGCTGAAAGATGACAGCAGAGCAGTGTGGTCTTAATGGGTGGCAGGCTACGGTGATTGTAGTCAATAGCACCCTCGTGTAGCGGCTACTGTTACTGCAGGCTGCTGTAGGACAGGCTACAGATAGCCTGTAGAGCAGGGCACATGTTTGCTTCCTAGCCAACTATTGTATTGAATCTGTATGTATAATGCATTTATCGAATATATCCCCCCCTCTTCTTTACAGAGCGTATTAAACTAAACCCCTCCTCCCAGGAAAAAAACCTCACTTTTGTTTACGTATTCTAAGTATGTATCTCCGTGTCtgtcctacccccaccccctccttacAGGTTCGTGGGCAGACCGCTCACCCCTGCACGAGGCAGCATGTCAGGGACGACTTTTAGCCCTGAGGACCCTGCTGTCTCAggtac from Osmerus mordax isolate fOsmMor3 chromosome 14, fOsmMor3.pri, whole genome shotgun sequence harbors:
- the tmem144a gene encoding transmembrane protein 144a, encoding MLIKVCSILLLATLCGETAECIQDASPVLQQGTVESTSWNLQVQLMTNSSNSTELAYGFISCGVAVFFYGSNFVPVKKINTGDGLFFQWVLCAAIWSVSLVVNIILGSPDFWPLAMVGGAVWATGNITVVPIVKTIGLGMGLLIWASFNLLIGWASSRFGWFGIDPEEVAKPTLNYYGAALCLLSALTFFFVKSDVNRQPSSPEEAPLLVDSCVNSDGGSMSDESWVDRLAPRKKRLVGSFLAVVAGLLYGSSFIPVLYIKNHADKPHSPFAGASQFDLDYVFAQFSGIFLTSTVYFLIYCAVMKNKPKVYPGAVLPGFVSGVMWGVATCCWFLANTYLSAVVSFPIITTGPGLIAALWGVLVFKEVKGCCNFMVLGAAFSLVLAGALLTAFSKG
- the spcs3 gene encoding signal peptidase complex subunit 3 — protein: MNTVLSRANSLFAFSLSVMAALTFGCFVTTAFKDRSVPVDIHVSRVMLKSVDDFTGPRERSDLGFITFDLSADLRPIFDWNVKQLFLYLSAEYATRTNALNQVVLWDKIVLRGESTKLNLRETKSKYFFFDDGNGLRANKNITLTLSWNVVPNAGMLPLVEGSGHISLPFPDTYETTKSY